DNA from Colletotrichum higginsianum IMI 349063 chromosome 7 map unlocalized unitig_7, whole genome shotgun sequence:
ACATATCCATCGGACTGGGTCTGAGggcttttcttcttcttctctgtCTCCCATCTGGAAGCTGGGGTGTGAGCTCTTGAGTTCTTCAACTTCCAGAAGAGGACCAAATCCCTGCATTAGCGCATCTGCAAGCCTCCGTGAGGGTTGGCTTGGATGGGGCCGTTCGCGGGAAGGCGCTGGAGACGTTACCAGGGCGGTAGGCTGTAGTAGCTGCCAATCAGACAGGTCTGGGAGCACTTTCCGGGGTAAATTCTTATCGATAAGATCGATCCGTACCCCGGAAGCGGCGTGCGTATGACCCTGCAGTGATGCAGTGGTGCCTCATGGGGTGCGACCTGACCACTGACGTCAGGGGTCTGAGAACGGCCGCAGCAGCTTCCCGAGCGACTACAAACCGAGCCCATCTCCTACGACCCTCACCGCGTTGTTCCCGTGTGAGATGTGTTTGCTTCTCAGTTTCTCATTGCCAAATTTCCCCGTGTGAGGGTAGACACAGTAACAGTAGCAGACGTTGCCCATATCTGACCGACATATTCACCGTCGTCTTGTTATCGTGTCAAATAATAGTCACTTGTTTGTACTTAGCCACCACCTTCTCGGTCGCGCCTCCATCTTGTGTTCACCGTTGCCTCACTTTCCTCCCCGTTTAGGTATTGGAAGGTGGTCCTCGAGATATTGCCCAAAATGGAAACCACGCAGGGCTCCTCACCTTCACCGGCAGCACCTGCCTCGCGGCAGGTGTCGGTCGTGCAGGAGACAGCAACCGGCGTACCACCTCAGAACCGCCCACATAACACAAACACAGACACACCTCCTGCCTCCAGCTCTCACCCTCCTGTTCCAGATCCCAATCCCAATCCCACTCCCGGTTCCACCTCTGAACGCTACATCAACACTTACCTCTCGGAAAACGACGAGAACCAGTACAACTACTCCTACTCTGACGAGGAGAACTTGGACACATCCTCTATTTGCTCCtttgaagaggaagaggacggcAACTGGGAACGAGACCCAGACGAAGACGCCATGGCCGGCTCACGACGCCCCCACAACCAACGCCGTCGTACCCAGACGGACCTGACTGGCGTCCTCACCATCGATGAAAAGGATGAGCTCATCAGTCTAGTGAGCAACATCTTGGACAGCATGCAGGACCAGATCAGCAACATCTTTCACTCCCCTCCCATCACTCCCGCCACAACCGAGGACCCTCAACACTCGTGGCTGTCTCTTTCGCTGCTCAAGAACAAGGCGAGCGCCATCTCCCAGTCGCAAAGCACCGCAAACAAAGAAAACACCCGcccctcttcatcttcggccCAGCAGGATGCCGGAAAGACGTACAAGAAAGCCCACGAcatcgtcgagaaggaggaaaaggaggcTATGACGCCTCAGCTCCAGGAGCTCAAGAAAGAATGCCTTGTCGTCTTCCAGAAGTGGCAGGGCAACGTCCTGACCCGCGCCAAGGACATCTCCGTCAAGGACCCCGAGGCCTCCTCAGCTGGCCCCGCTGGCCGtggtggccgtggtggtCGTGGAACCCGCGGCGGTCGCGGCGATCGTGGTACGCCTCAGGGAGGCCGTGGCACCCCGCGCGGACGTGGTGGTAGAGGCGGTCCCCTCAGTGTCAAGACTGGAGGTAAGATGCTTCCAACCATTGCCATGCACCGGGTGTTTATGGCACCGAACCCTACGAAATCTTTGAGCCCTTGCTGACATGCTTAGTTTCACCAGCTGCACGCCAGCCTTCTGAGGTCGATCCTTGGCTGGCTCGACGCTTCCCTCCCACTGCCACGCCCCTGGCTTCTCTCCCCGTCGAGCGACGCAAGTTGCTGCTTCACACCGTCCTCCTGCTCTTGCTGTCGTTGGAGCAGTACACGTCTTTCTCCCGCGTCTTCATGCTGAAGCTGACATCGTCGCTCCACCTCACCCTTCGCATGTTCCAGGAGGATGAGGTTCGCGTTGCCAGGGGTCTCGGCAAGACTGTCCAAGAAGTCAACGCTGACGAGGTTGTGGAGGACAAGTCGGCCGAGAACAAGTCGTCTAGACGGTGGAAGGTTGGGCTGGCCGGTGCTGCCGGCGCTGCCGTGATCGGTATCACCGGTGGTCTTGCCGCTCCGTTGGTCGCTGCTGGCATCGGCTCAGTCATGGGAGGCGTTGGACTCGGTTCCACGGCGGCCGCTGGTTTACTGGGGACTCTTGCCCAGAGTGGTGTTGTTGTCGGCAGCTTGTTCGGCATTTATGGTGCACGCCAGACATCCAAGATGATGGACCAGTATGCCAGAGATGTCGCCGACTTCGCCTTCCTGCCTCTACATGGCGAGATGAAGGAAGAATACCGCGACGCCAAGGAGATCGCTCCCAAGGATCGACGCCTGCGCGTTGTCCTCGCACTTAGTGGCTGGTTGACCCAAAAAGAAGACGTGATCAACCCCTGGCGTTGCATCGGTCACCAAGGCGAGGTGTATGCTGTGCGATGGGAGGTTGCGAACCTCATGAACATGGGCAACTCGCTCGAGACTGTCATCAAGAGTACCGCCTGGAGTGTAGCCAAGAAGGAAATCGTCACGCGCACCAGTAAGTCATTTTGACCACCATAGTCAGTCCCGCAGACGCT
Protein-coding regions in this window:
- a CDS encoding Duf726 domain-containing protein; translation: METTQGSSPSPAAPASRQVSVVQETATGVPPQNRPHNTNTDTPPASSSHPPVPDPNPNPTPGSTSERYINTYLSENDENQYNYSYSDEENLDTSSICSFEEEEDGNWERDPDEDAMAGSRRPHNQRRRTQTDLTGVLTIDEKDELISLVSNILDSMQDQISNIFHSPPITPATTEDPQHSWLSLSLLKNKASAISQSQSTANKENTRPSSSSAQQDAGKTYKKAHDIVEKEEKEAMTPQLQELKKECLVVFQKWQGNVLTRAKDISVKDPEASSAGPAGRGGRGGRGTRGGRGDRGTPQGGRGTPRGRGGRGGPLSVKTGAARQPSEVDPWLARRFPPTATPLASLPVERRKLLLHTVLLLLLSLEQYTSFSRVFMLKLTSSLHLTLRMFQEDEVRVARGLGKTVQEVNADEVVEDKSAENKSSRRWKVGLAGAAGAAVIGITGGLAAPLVAAGIGSVMGGVGLGSTAAAGLLGTLAQSGVVVGSLFGIYGARQTSKMMDQYARDVADFAFLPLHGEMKEEYRDAKEIAPKDRRLRVVLALSGWLTQKEDVINPWRCIGHQGEVYAVRWEVANLMNMGNSLETVIKSTAWSVAKKEIVTRTIFASLMSAMWPIGLLKVSKVIDNPWSVGMVRAEKVGMILAEAISRKVQGDRPVSLIGYSLAARAIYTCLMVLAERRQFGLIESVVMIGTPAPSESRVWLALKSVVAGRLVNVYSENDYILGFLYRTSNLQFGVAGLQPIQGAEGVENYDVSSMVSGHLRYQYMVGTILKNIGWEDLDYAQVEKDERVLGLMDEKYGRDKSQKPAYVDMDKEAEHIQEEVKHKNDSKLDTRMSKMKIQN